From Acidobacteriaceae bacterium, the proteins below share one genomic window:
- a CDS encoding thioredoxin domain-containing protein, which translates to MSAAAVLSLALAGAAAVAGSAAIAQTSVPPNQVSNFHDTSMLKPPAGAKVAILEWEDLECPACGHAFPIVHAALAHYHIPIVERDFPLNMHVWSKKAALYARYMHDKISPDFALEYRREVFASQFRISSMDDLENFTRQFMQKGGKQLPFVVDPDGKLQAEIDADYHLGEKLGISETPTIIVATAHHWIQVKDVSQLYNAIDQANEMAAKESAAPVHHTTKK; encoded by the coding sequence ATGTCCGCCGCCGCCGTCCTGTCGCTTGCCCTTGCCGGGGCTGCCGCTGTTGCTGGCTCTGCCGCTATCGCGCAGACCTCCGTGCCGCCCAACCAGGTGTCCAACTTCCACGACACCTCAATGCTGAAGCCGCCAGCCGGCGCCAAGGTCGCAATCCTCGAGTGGGAAGACCTGGAGTGCCCGGCCTGCGGACACGCCTTCCCCATCGTTCACGCAGCCCTTGCGCACTACCACATTCCCATCGTGGAACGTGATTTCCCGCTGAACATGCACGTCTGGTCGAAGAAGGCTGCGCTCTACGCGCGCTACATGCACGACAAGATTTCGCCTGACTTCGCGCTCGAGTACCGCCGCGAGGTCTTCGCCTCGCAGTTCCGCATCTCGTCCATGGACGACCTCGAAAACTTTACCCGCCAGTTCATGCAGAAGGGTGGCAAGCAGCTTCCCTTCGTCGTTGACCCGGACGGCAAGCTGCAGGCTGAGATCGACGCCGACTACCACCTCGGCGAAAAGCTTGGCATCAGCGAGACCCCGACCATCATCGTCGCCACCGCCCACCACTGGATCCAGGTGAAGGACGTCTCGCAGCTCTACAACGCGATCGACCAGGCCAACGAGATGGCGGCCAAGGAATCGGCCGCTCCCGTCCACCACACGACGAAGAAGTAG
- a CDS encoding radical SAM protein — MTARRRLIAASRRFRELGSIASAIASTAHPYMAHIVPMRRCNLACTYCNEFDDVSNPTPIDEMLRRIDHLGRLGTSVITISGGEPLLHPELDQVIARIRKTGAIAGMITNGYLLMPDRIERLNKAGLDHMQISIDNVMPDDVSKKSLKVLDKKLQMLAEHADFHVNINSVVGGGISNPEDALQISQRALSLGFSSTIGIIHDGSGQLKPLGDRERKVWDKVRQLTRRSYSRFNHFQEAIANGLPNDWRCRAGSRYIYVCENGLVHYCSQQRGFPGVPLAEYTTEDVKREFLTEKSCAPNCTISCVHQVSYIDHWRAPQHTTITPGGHGHGESELVQIQ; from the coding sequence ATGACCGCTCGTCGCCGTCTTATCGCGGCCTCGCGCCGCTTTCGCGAACTAGGCTCCATTGCGAGCGCGATCGCTTCGACCGCGCACCCCTACATGGCGCACATTGTGCCGATGCGTCGCTGCAACCTTGCGTGCACCTACTGCAACGAGTTTGACGATGTTTCGAACCCGACGCCAATCGACGAGATGCTGCGCCGCATCGATCATCTGGGCCGTCTCGGCACGTCGGTGATTACGATCTCCGGCGGCGAGCCGCTGCTGCATCCTGAGCTCGACCAGGTGATCGCGCGCATCCGCAAGACCGGCGCTATCGCCGGCATGATTACGAACGGCTACCTGTTGATGCCCGATCGCATCGAGCGCCTGAACAAGGCTGGCCTCGACCACATGCAGATCTCCATCGACAACGTGATGCCGGATGATGTCTCGAAGAAGTCGCTGAAGGTGCTCGACAAGAAGCTGCAGATGCTCGCCGAGCACGCGGACTTTCACGTGAACATCAACTCGGTGGTCGGCGGCGGCATCTCGAACCCTGAGGATGCGCTGCAGATCTCGCAGCGCGCGCTGTCGCTGGGCTTCAGTTCGACGATCGGCATCATCCACGACGGCTCCGGCCAATTGAAGCCGCTGGGTGACCGCGAGCGCAAGGTGTGGGACAAGGTCCGCCAGCTTACGCGCCGCAGCTACTCCCGCTTCAATCACTTCCAGGAAGCCATCGCGAACGGTCTGCCGAACGACTGGCGTTGCCGCGCAGGTTCGCGCTACATCTACGTCTGCGAAAACGGTCTGGTGCACTACTGCTCGCAGCAGCGCGGTTTCCCGGGCGTGCCGTTGGCGGAGTACACGACCGAAGACGTCAAGCGCGAGTTCCTGACCGAGAAGTCCTGTGCTCCGAACTGCACGATCTCGTGCGTCCATCAGGTCAGCTACATCGACCACTGGCGCGCGCCGCAGCACACAACGATCACCCCCGGCGGTCACGGGCATGGTGAATCCGAGCTGGTACAGATTCAGTAA
- the fdhF gene encoding formate dehydrogenase subunit alpha: MAKHSKPLMNTPRVFAPDTTLNIDGMSVAAQVGEPLIEAINRAAAMREATSIPQVCYLKPMGAIGSCDTCMVELNGELVRACETPVAAAAKVLTASDRADMAQREAFDRILVNHDLYCTVCDNNNGNCTVHNTTSELHVKHQTVPFTPKPYEKDMSNPFYRYDPGQCILCGRCVEACQNVQVNETLTIDWTRSKPRVLWDGGEKIDGSSCVSCGHCVTVCPCNALMEKNMLGRAGYLTDLPEGALNEMIASVKGVEPSTGYPPILALSEVESQLRPQRVKRTKTVCTYCGVGCSFDVWTRDREILKIEPMHGPANGISTCVKGKFSWDFVNSKERLHKPLKRVGHTFVEIEWDEAIALAAERFGAIKAEHGPDSLGFIASSKCTNEESYLMMKLARAVIGTNNVDNCSRYCQTPASKGLSRTMGIGGDTGSIADIEIADLVIVVGSNTSESHPVLATRVKRSHKHRGQRLMVVDIRKHEMAERADLFVSPNPSTDEVWLQAVTKYIIDTGRHNQAFIDKWVEKWPEYKQSLEPYTLEYAEQVTGVPVATLKQMAEEIVAAKNGVCVLWAMGVTQHCGGSDTSTAICNLLLATGNVKKPGAGGYPLRGHNNVQGASDFGSMPDVFSGYQKVDNAEIRGKFEAEWGVSLPTTVGLDNRQMIHAIFEGKLKAMYIKGEDTITSDSNANEVEEAFGKLDFMVVQDIFFSETCQYADLVLPASPSLEKDGTFVNTERRIQRLYKAFEPLGDSKPDWEILQLIAQGMGGAGGWEYTHPSQIMAEAAKLTPHFAGVSYERLEGYNTLQWPVAADGTDTPILYEGDKPFALENGKATFWPLEYVGPSEQMTEEYNLHLNNGRALEHFQQGNMTYQSPGISAITPDTWIEVSPELAEERGLSSGRFVELESPYGQIRARILVTHRVQGKQMYMPMISVVAPVNRLTSSHVDRTTHTPAYKELSVKMTVLPEQGESPLPRRNFRWGTRTPTSGVQVEVRREQASYTVPGTTSHSKLVQIETTKSA; this comes from the coding sequence ATGGCAAAGCACAGCAAGCCGCTCATGAATACGCCCCGGGTGTTTGCCCCGGATACGACCCTCAACATCGATGGAATGAGCGTGGCCGCGCAGGTAGGCGAGCCGCTGATTGAGGCGATCAATCGTGCGGCAGCGATGCGCGAAGCGACGTCGATTCCGCAGGTCTGCTATCTGAAGCCGATGGGTGCAATCGGTTCCTGCGATACGTGCATGGTGGAGTTGAACGGCGAACTGGTTCGCGCGTGCGAGACGCCTGTTGCTGCGGCCGCCAAGGTGCTGACCGCGAGCGACCGAGCGGATATGGCGCAGCGTGAAGCGTTTGATCGTATCCTGGTGAACCACGATCTTTACTGCACGGTCTGCGACAACAACAACGGCAACTGCACGGTCCACAACACGACCTCGGAGTTGCATGTAAAGCACCAGACGGTGCCGTTTACGCCGAAGCCGTATGAGAAGGACATGTCGAACCCCTTCTACCGCTACGATCCGGGCCAGTGCATTTTGTGCGGGCGTTGCGTGGAGGCTTGTCAGAACGTGCAGGTGAACGAGACGCTGACGATTGACTGGACGCGTTCGAAGCCGCGCGTGCTGTGGGATGGCGGCGAGAAGATCGATGGCTCAAGCTGCGTCAGCTGCGGACACTGCGTCACCGTATGCCCATGCAATGCGCTGATGGAAAAAAACATGCTGGGTCGCGCGGGGTATCTGACCGATCTTCCCGAAGGCGCGCTGAACGAGATGATCGCGTCGGTGAAGGGTGTGGAACCTTCGACCGGGTATCCGCCGATTCTTGCGCTGAGCGAGGTGGAGTCGCAGTTGCGTCCACAACGCGTGAAACGTACGAAGACAGTGTGTACGTACTGCGGTGTAGGCTGCTCGTTCGATGTCTGGACGCGTGATCGCGAGATCCTGAAGATTGAGCCGATGCATGGCCCGGCGAACGGTATTTCGACGTGCGTGAAAGGCAAGTTCAGCTGGGACTTTGTGAACTCGAAGGAGCGTTTGCATAAGCCGCTGAAGCGCGTAGGCCACACGTTTGTCGAGATTGAGTGGGACGAAGCGATCGCGTTGGCGGCAGAGAGGTTTGGGGCGATCAAGGCCGAGCATGGGCCGGATTCGCTGGGCTTTATCGCGAGCTCGAAGTGCACGAACGAAGAGAGCTATCTGATGATGAAGCTCGCGCGTGCAGTGATCGGGACCAACAACGTCGATAACTGCTCGCGCTACTGCCAGACGCCTGCGTCGAAGGGGCTATCGCGCACGATGGGCATTGGCGGCGATACAGGATCGATCGCCGATATCGAGATTGCGGATCTGGTGATCGTGGTGGGTTCGAACACGAGCGAGAGCCATCCGGTGCTGGCGACGCGCGTGAAGCGTTCGCATAAGCATCGCGGGCAGCGGCTGATGGTTGTCGACATTCGCAAGCATGAGATGGCTGAGCGAGCGGACCTGTTCGTTTCGCCAAACCCTTCGACGGACGAGGTCTGGCTGCAGGCGGTGACGAAGTACATCATCGACACGGGTCGCCATAACCAGGCGTTCATCGACAAGTGGGTGGAGAAGTGGCCGGAGTACAAGCAGTCGCTTGAGCCATACACGCTGGAGTACGCCGAGCAGGTGACGGGTGTACCCGTAGCAACGCTGAAGCAGATGGCCGAAGAGATTGTGGCGGCAAAGAACGGTGTCTGCGTGCTGTGGGCGATGGGCGTGACGCAGCACTGCGGCGGTTCGGACACCTCGACGGCAATCTGCAACCTGCTGCTGGCGACGGGCAATGTAAAGAAGCCTGGCGCAGGTGGGTACCCTCTGCGTGGGCACAATAACGTGCAGGGCGCGAGCGACTTTGGCTCGATGCCGGATGTGTTCTCGGGTTATCAGAAGGTCGATAACGCGGAGATTCGTGGCAAGTTTGAAGCGGAGTGGGGCGTGTCGTTGCCAACGACTGTCGGCCTCGACAATCGCCAGATGATTCATGCGATCTTCGAAGGCAAGTTGAAGGCGATGTACATCAAGGGCGAGGACACCATCACCTCGGACTCAAACGCGAACGAGGTGGAAGAGGCGTTCGGCAAGCTCGACTTTATGGTGGTGCAGGACATCTTCTTCTCGGAGACGTGTCAGTATGCCGATCTCGTTTTGCCGGCTTCGCCGTCGCTGGAGAAGGATGGAACGTTCGTCAATACTGAGCGTCGTATTCAGCGTCTCTACAAGGCGTTTGAGCCGCTGGGCGACTCCAAGCCTGACTGGGAGATTCTGCAACTGATCGCGCAGGGCATGGGCGGCGCAGGTGGGTGGGAGTACACGCATCCGTCGCAGATTATGGCCGAAGCGGCGAAGCTGACGCCGCACTTTGCCGGTGTTTCCTACGAGCGGCTCGAGGGCTACAACACGCTGCAGTGGCCGGTGGCGGCTGACGGTACGGACACGCCGATTCTCTACGAAGGGGACAAGCCGTTTGCGCTGGAGAACGGCAAGGCCACGTTCTGGCCGCTGGAGTATGTGGGGCCTTCCGAGCAGATGACCGAGGAGTACAACCTGCACCTGAACAACGGGCGAGCGTTGGAGCACTTTCAGCAGGGCAACATGACGTATCAGTCGCCGGGAATCTCGGCGATCACGCCGGACACCTGGATTGAGGTTTCTCCGGAGCTGGCTGAGGAGCGTGGGCTTAGCAGCGGCCGTTTTGTCGAGCTCGAAAGCCCCTACGGGCAGATTCGCGCACGCATTTTGGTGACGCATCGTGTGCAGGGCAAGCAGATGTACATGCCGATGATTTCAGTCGTCGCGCCGGTGAACAGGCTGACGAGTTCCCACGTCGATCGCACGACACATACGCCAGCGTACAAGGAGCTTTCGGTGAAGATGACGGTCCTGCCTGAGCAGGGCGAGTCACCGTTGCCGCGCCGCAACTTCCGCTGGGGCACGCGGACGCCAACATCCGGCGTGCAGGTCGAGGTAAGGCGAGAGCAGGCCAGTTACACCGTGCCGGGTACGACCTCGCACTCGAAACTCGTGCAGATTGAAACGACAAAGTCGGCTTAG
- a CDS encoding NAD(P)/FAD-dependent oxidoreductase — translation MSFDADAIVLGAGMAGLAAARALAERNLRVLVLEARERVGGRILSQQVEGDVIELGAEFIHGRAPELWALIEEAGVETTERGGVMLRQAEGGSLREEDDHDEEFFAPLAALEEWKGEDVSFAEWVAASNLPEWQKPVLTSYVEGFNAADAEKIGVVSLGIQQKAEEASEGERAWHVRGGYVQLPEYLAKRCAVLGVDVRLTCEALALRWRAGHVEVETNRCGLLTAPRCIVALPLGVLQRVNDVSGMRMAPEPEAIAQARQLCMGSVARVVLSFRSAWWQTSQAASRELLEQLSFLFTDDGPPNVWWTPHPEPQAHPTITGWVGGPRSAALLGHSVEELADEACAQLAEVFAVEASVVRGELISATMHDWTADQYACGAYSYVPAGAIDAPGRMCEPVAETLFFAGEHTDVTGHWGTVHAALRTGLRAAAQMLGEA, via the coding sequence ATGAGTTTTGATGCGGATGCGATCGTGCTTGGAGCAGGCATGGCGGGGCTTGCTGCTGCGCGTGCGCTGGCTGAGCGCAACCTGCGTGTGTTGGTGCTGGAAGCCCGAGAGCGCGTGGGTGGGCGCATTCTGTCGCAGCAGGTAGAAGGCGATGTGATCGAGCTGGGGGCAGAGTTTATCCACGGCCGCGCGCCTGAACTGTGGGCGTTGATCGAAGAAGCGGGTGTGGAGACGACCGAGCGTGGTGGCGTGATGTTGCGCCAGGCTGAGGGCGGCTCGCTGCGTGAAGAGGATGACCATGACGAGGAGTTCTTCGCTCCGCTGGCGGCGCTGGAAGAGTGGAAGGGCGAGGATGTTTCGTTTGCCGAATGGGTGGCTGCGAGTAATTTGCCGGAGTGGCAGAAGCCGGTGCTGACGAGCTACGTCGAAGGCTTCAACGCAGCGGACGCGGAGAAGATTGGCGTGGTCTCGCTGGGGATTCAGCAGAAGGCGGAAGAGGCGAGCGAAGGGGAGCGGGCGTGGCATGTTCGAGGCGGCTACGTACAGTTGCCGGAGTATCTGGCGAAGCGTTGTGCCGTGCTGGGAGTAGACGTTCGTTTGACCTGCGAAGCCCTGGCACTTCGCTGGCGTGCCGGGCATGTCGAGGTCGAAACGAACCGCTGCGGCTTGCTGACGGCACCGCGTTGCATCGTGGCGCTGCCTCTCGGCGTGTTGCAGCGAGTGAACGATGTTTCCGGAATGCGTATGGCCCCGGAGCCGGAGGCGATTGCGCAGGCACGGCAGCTTTGCATGGGCAGTGTGGCGCGAGTGGTGCTGTCCTTCCGGTCGGCGTGGTGGCAAACCTCGCAGGCAGCTTCTCGGGAGTTGCTGGAGCAGCTTAGCTTTCTGTTCACCGACGACGGCCCGCCGAACGTTTGGTGGACACCGCATCCTGAGCCGCAGGCGCATCCGACGATCACGGGATGGGTCGGCGGGCCGCGCTCTGCGGCGCTGCTCGGGCACAGCGTGGAAGAGCTTGCGGACGAGGCCTGTGCGCAGCTTGCGGAGGTGTTTGCGGTGGAGGCGAGCGTGGTGCGCGGAGAGCTGATCTCTGCCACGATGCACGACTGGACGGCGGATCAATATGCCTGCGGAGCGTATAGCTACGTTCCGGCGGGGGCTATCGATGCGCCTGGACGGATGTGTGAGCCGGTGGCGGAGACGCTGTTCTTTGCCGGCGAGCATACGGATGTGACCGGGCATTGGGGGACGGTCCATGCGGCGTTGCGGACGGGGTTGCGGGCCGCGGCGCAGATGCTGGGCGAAGCATAG
- a CDS encoding CCA tRNA nucleotidyltransferase, which yields MARLNDSGYRAALAVVQRLQREGFQAVLAGGCVRDLLLGVPSKDFDVATSARPEQVQPLFARTATVGAHFGVVQVYDDVDGERVQTEVATFRHDVGYSDGRRPSEVRYSMTAEEDVARRDFTINGLLLDVMRFEAGEPVEACVLDYCKGIADLRAGVVRAIGDPVQRFEEDKLRLLRAVRFAARFAFAIEPRTFAAMQAEAANIEIVSKERICTELTRILTQGQARRGLELLDESLLLQHVLPEVAAMHGVAQPPQFHPEGDVWVHTLMLLEHLPAHASATLAWGMLLHDVGKPVTFTPPDPAKPGDRIRFNGHAERGVEIAREICNRLRMSNEEKEQILALVKHHMQFGDVEKMKASTLKRFLRLPHFDEHLALHYADATSSHGAMGAYEYAKQHFEQSEEKELRPTLLIGGAELIAMGMKPGPQFSRILVAAEDAQLEGRFSTREEAIEWVREHFSSGETA from the coding sequence ATGGCTCGTTTGAACGATTCCGGATACCGTGCCGCGCTTGCGGTGGTGCAGCGGCTGCAGCGCGAAGGCTTTCAGGCCGTGCTGGCGGGCGGCTGCGTGCGCGATCTGCTGCTGGGCGTGCCGTCCAAGGACTTTGACGTTGCCACAAGCGCGCGACCGGAGCAGGTGCAGCCGCTGTTTGCGCGGACCGCGACGGTAGGAGCCCACTTTGGCGTGGTGCAGGTGTACGACGACGTAGACGGAGAGCGCGTGCAGACGGAGGTTGCGACGTTTCGGCATGACGTCGGCTACTCCGATGGCCGGAGGCCGAGCGAGGTGCGCTACTCGATGACTGCGGAAGAGGATGTGGCGCGGCGTGACTTCACCATCAATGGCCTGCTGCTGGACGTGATGCGGTTTGAAGCGGGGGAGCCGGTAGAGGCTTGCGTGCTGGATTACTGCAAGGGAATCGCTGATCTGCGTGCCGGTGTCGTGCGTGCGATTGGCGATCCGGTGCAGCGGTTTGAAGAAGACAAGCTCCGTTTGCTGCGTGCTGTGCGCTTTGCCGCGCGGTTTGCGTTTGCGATTGAGCCGCGAACGTTTGCGGCGATGCAGGCGGAAGCCGCAAACATCGAGATCGTGTCGAAGGAGCGCATCTGCACGGAGCTGACGCGGATTCTGACGCAGGGCCAGGCGCGGCGCGGGCTTGAGCTGCTGGATGAGTCGTTGCTGTTGCAGCATGTGTTGCCAGAGGTTGCCGCGATGCATGGCGTGGCGCAGCCGCCGCAGTTTCATCCCGAAGGCGATGTGTGGGTGCATACGCTGATGCTGCTGGAGCATCTGCCTGCCCATGCGAGCGCGACGCTGGCGTGGGGGATGCTGCTGCATGATGTCGGCAAGCCCGTGACCTTTACCCCGCCGGACCCTGCAAAGCCAGGAGACCGCATCCGCTTCAACGGCCATGCCGAACGCGGCGTGGAGATTGCTCGCGAGATCTGCAATCGGCTGCGCATGTCGAACGAGGAGAAGGAGCAGATTCTCGCGCTGGTGAAGCACCACATGCAGTTCGGTGATGTGGAGAAGATGAAGGCTTCGACGCTGAAGCGCTTTCTGCGACTGCCGCACTTTGACGAACACCTTGCGCTGCACTATGCCGATGCGACGAGCTCGCACGGTGCGATGGGAGCGTATGAGTATGCGAAGCAGCACTTTGAGCAGAGCGAAGAAAAGGAGTTGCGGCCTACTCTGCTGATCGGCGGAGCAGAGTTGATCGCGATGGGTATGAAGCCCGGGCCGCAGTTCAGCAGGATTCTGGTCGCGGCGGAAGATGCGCAACTGGAAGGGCGTTTCTCGACGCGTGAGGAAGCGATAGAGTGGGTTCGCGAGCATTTCAGCTCCGGAGAAACTGCGTGA
- a CDS encoding ankyrin repeat domain-containing protein → MPTRELSAHPNLEHLKKQARELLTAAQQGAPDARARLQDAHITTEPPKLADALHTVAAEYGFATWSALKLHVAIATGDPVEAFVAALRANDAAAVSQLLAQQPTLRERLNDSLPGLDFEQTPLQIAVHHQNRALVDTLLDAGADPNVRSRWWAGGFGVLDWAQPELADHLIARGATLDAHSASRLGKVDELRSLLAADPALVHARGGDGQLPLHFAANLQVAELLLAHGAAVDVRDIDHESTAAQYMAADRTRQNIVRLLLTKGAPPDMLMAAGLGDLALLERLIDADPENVRVTVSDRYFPKKNPRAGGVIYQFTFGPTKSPHIIAHEYGHTECFALLMKRSAPWLRLVVAAELGDTGLMDEILDQMPGRVPRLSGFSARRLIGIVVRNNTDAARLLVERKWPTDVPLENGETALHYAAWHGNLPMVRLLLEHGAPVNVFESEHGGSPLAWALHGSLHGWHRDTGDYVGVAKALLAAGAQIPRPARPLEATEAVLEVIRRHEATTTA, encoded by the coding sequence ATGCCTACCCGCGAACTTTCCGCACACCCCAACCTTGAGCACCTGAAGAAACAGGCCCGCGAGCTGCTCACAGCCGCACAGCAAGGTGCGCCTGACGCGCGTGCCCGCCTGCAGGACGCCCACATCACCACAGAGCCACCAAAGCTCGCCGATGCCCTGCATACCGTTGCCGCAGAGTACGGCTTTGCTACCTGGTCGGCTTTGAAGCTGCACGTTGCCATCGCTACCGGCGATCCAGTTGAAGCATTCGTCGCAGCGCTTCGCGCCAATGACGCAGCAGCCGTCTCCCAGCTTCTGGCCCAGCAACCCACGTTGCGCGAGCGCCTGAACGACTCGCTACCCGGTCTCGACTTCGAGCAAACCCCACTGCAGATCGCCGTGCACCATCAAAACCGCGCCTTGGTCGATACCCTGCTCGACGCCGGTGCCGACCCCAACGTACGTTCGCGCTGGTGGGCGGGCGGCTTTGGCGTGCTCGACTGGGCGCAGCCCGAACTGGCCGACCACCTGATCGCCCGTGGAGCGACACTCGATGCTCACTCGGCAAGCAGACTCGGCAAGGTAGACGAATTACGCAGCCTGCTCGCAGCCGACCCCGCGCTCGTTCATGCTCGCGGCGGCGACGGACAACTGCCGCTCCACTTCGCCGCAAATCTCCAGGTTGCCGAACTGCTGCTGGCGCACGGCGCGGCGGTCGATGTGCGCGATATCGACCACGAGTCCACGGCGGCGCAGTACATGGCCGCCGACCGGACGCGGCAGAACATCGTCCGCCTGCTGCTCACAAAAGGGGCGCCCCCGGACATGCTGATGGCGGCTGGCCTCGGCGACCTCGCCCTGCTGGAACGACTGATCGACGCAGACCCCGAGAACGTGCGAGTCACCGTCAGCGACCGCTACTTCCCGAAGAAAAATCCACGAGCAGGCGGCGTCATCTACCAGTTCACCTTCGGTCCAACGAAGTCGCCGCACATAATCGCCCACGAGTACGGCCACACCGAGTGCTTCGCCCTGCTGATGAAGCGCAGTGCGCCGTGGCTTCGCCTGGTCGTCGCCGCAGAGCTGGGCGACACCGGCTTGATGGACGAGATCCTCGACCAGATGCCGGGCCGCGTTCCGCGCCTGAGCGGCTTCTCTGCGCGACGCTTGATCGGCATCGTTGTCCGCAACAACACGGACGCCGCGCGTCTGCTCGTCGAGCGCAAGTGGCCCACAGACGTGCCGCTCGAAAATGGCGAGACGGCGCTGCACTACGCTGCGTGGCACGGCAATCTGCCGATGGTTCGGCTGCTACTCGAGCATGGCGCACCGGTCAACGTCTTCGAGAGCGAGCACGGCGGCAGCCCGCTGGCGTGGGCGCTGCACGGCTCCCTCCACGGCTGGCATCGCGACACCGGCGACTACGTCGGCGTGGCGAAAGCCCTGCTGGCCGCAGGCGCACAGATCCCCCGCCCCGCACGACCGCTGGAAGCCACCGAAGCGGTGCTTGAGGTGATCCGCAGACACGAAGCAACCACCACCGCATAA
- a CDS encoding DUF1641 domain-containing protein — MAVKLAFTPAPIDPKTELMKQLEAAPREHAEALLELFRTLQTAHDQGVLGLANGLIGGKDAIATEVAKGMNTTEGVSAIRNAIALAKIAGSIDPDLLQRITDGLAQSSAEATAEKEPPSLWQLFKRAISKDARRGMSFGVRLLVSLGRATAGEPTGH, encoded by the coding sequence ATGGCGGTAAAACTTGCATTCACTCCTGCTCCGATTGATCCGAAGACGGAGCTGATGAAGCAGCTTGAGGCTGCTCCGCGCGAACATGCGGAGGCGTTGCTGGAACTCTTCCGCACGCTGCAGACAGCGCATGACCAGGGCGTGCTTGGGCTGGCAAACGGCCTGATCGGCGGTAAGGATGCCATTGCCACGGAGGTGGCGAAGGGCATGAACACAACCGAGGGCGTGAGTGCGATCCGCAATGCGATTGCGCTGGCGAAGATCGCCGGGTCGATTGACCCCGATCTGCTGCAGCGCATCACCGATGGACTCGCGCAGTCTTCGGCCGAGGCCACGGCAGAGAAGGAGCCGCCAAGCCTCTGGCAGCTCTTCAAGCGCGCGATCAGCAAGGACGCCCGGCGTGGGATGAGCTTTGGCGTGCGCCTGCTGGTATCGCTTGGGCGGGCCACGGCCGGAGAGCCAACGGGACACTAA
- the pelA gene encoding pectate lyase: protein MIRCRTLLVFALLSTAAFAERIGTSEPAPSLTAGRVKTAAVHDKSAWLAYLARSEKQMAADKAALAAERVGLAAVPALPTEGSSARSIPMDRPRTFYRTAEAKYLGEIIVSFQTPAGGWSKNLKMGEARLRGQSYAPSNLAPVPEAPDDFDAPHDPQWHYVGTLDNDATWTEIRFLARLCAALPAAESAVFQHSLDRGVEYLLHAQYPNGGWPQVWPLEGGYHDAVTLNDDATMEAAELLRDVAAGSVRAKGEALEQYEFVPATLRREAAAAEQRALQCLVALQVKAGSPRVLTVWAQQYDPLTLEPVSARNFEPAALSAGESASVVRLLMDVPKPSPEEVVSVDAAMAWFEANRIVGDAFVGGRHTPGGRQLVSRAGSVVWPRYVSLTTGKPLFSDRNKGLYSSLADISAERRNGYGWYGDGPQAVIAAYPAWGKRVGDKQVAEGKR from the coding sequence GTGATTCGTTGTCGAACCCTGTTGGTCTTTGCGTTGCTGTCTACAGCGGCGTTTGCAGAACGTATCGGAACGAGCGAGCCTGCGCCGTCGCTGACGGCAGGGCGGGTGAAGACTGCGGCGGTGCACGATAAGTCTGCGTGGCTGGCGTACCTTGCGCGCAGTGAGAAACAGATGGCAGCGGACAAGGCCGCGCTTGCAGCCGAGCGCGTGGGGTTGGCCGCCGTGCCTGCGCTGCCGACGGAAGGATCCTCGGCGCGGTCGATTCCAATGGACAGGCCGCGGACGTTTTATCGCACGGCTGAGGCGAAGTATCTGGGTGAGATCATCGTCAGCTTTCAGACGCCTGCAGGTGGATGGTCGAAGAATTTGAAGATGGGTGAAGCGCGTTTGCGTGGGCAAAGCTATGCGCCTTCGAACCTGGCCCCGGTGCCAGAGGCTCCGGATGATTTCGATGCTCCGCACGACCCGCAGTGGCATTACGTGGGCACACTGGACAACGATGCGACGTGGACCGAAATACGGTTTCTGGCACGGCTGTGTGCAGCTTTGCCAGCGGCAGAGAGCGCAGTGTTTCAGCACAGCTTGGACCGCGGTGTGGAGTATCTGCTGCACGCGCAGTATCCCAACGGCGGATGGCCGCAGGTGTGGCCGCTGGAGGGTGGGTACCACGATGCGGTGACGCTGAACGACGATGCGACGATGGAGGCCGCGGAGCTTCTACGTGATGTCGCTGCAGGGTCCGTTCGCGCGAAGGGCGAGGCTCTTGAGCAGTACGAATTTGTGCCAGCAACGCTTCGGCGCGAGGCAGCGGCAGCGGAGCAGCGCGCATTGCAGTGTCTGGTTGCGTTGCAGGTAAAGGCTGGGTCGCCACGTGTGTTGACGGTGTGGGCGCAGCAGTATGATCCGCTGACGCTGGAGCCGGTGAGTGCGCGCAACTTTGAACCTGCGGCGTTGAGCGCGGGCGAGTCTGCGAGTGTGGTGCGCCTGCTAATGGACGTGCCGAAGCCTTCGCCGGAAGAGGTCGTCTCGGTGGATGCGGCGATGGCTTGGTTTGAGGCCAACCGTATCGTGGGCGATGCGTTCGTAGGCGGAAGGCATACGCCGGGCGGGCGGCAGTTGGTGTCGCGAGCAGGCAGTGTTGTGTGGCCGCGCTATGTGTCGCTGACGACAGGCAAGCCCCTCTTCAGCGATCGCAATAAGGGGTTGTACTCTTCGCTGGCTGATATCTCTGCCGAGCGGCGCAACGGCTACGGATGGTACGGAGATGGGCCGCAGGCAGTGATTGCGGCATATCCCGCGTGGGGCAAGCGTGTGGGTGACAAGCAGGTAGCTGAGGGGAAACGATGA